The Cuculus canorus isolate bCucCan1 chromosome 5, bCucCan1.pri, whole genome shotgun sequence genome window below encodes:
- the LOC128852230 gene encoding LOW QUALITY PROTEIN: uncharacterized protein LOC128852230 (The sequence of the model RefSeq protein was modified relative to this genomic sequence to represent the inferred CDS: inserted 2 bases in 1 codon; deleted 1 base in 1 codon), producing the protein MKEYDAILIRMTDIALQCLVLQTRLGSASILRRKSPYHLHPLSPATNPLHPSPSEPLFSFLLQAMAAAAFLVRVLLCFILNLPMAGDELDEATQERLEERAQYLNQELTRLLQEIEERTVDQKTQEQSGFAQGSQLFDPLQQWHFWCLSNSFFPVLCPPIEVGCAFEGWDPWEDYPICHFLVPLKPPHGHTFHMEPDTAEVTQARNFCIRVEMQCTCTAEQQVMGTRCFLHHPDEESRGNQAPGILHTLCTGSYLDVERTVCWSDENLKXCWKALPELSQMVLPSSRCCRYEMSRDVQIILVIEIIFGMQQGHLDIFLSSQATEDTSTPSTTWPESCAVAEVKFFKHMATRTRSPLPPAPRNTSSPSSCRPWLSQRSSSVSCCASS; encoded by the exons AAGTCCTTACCACTTGCACCCCCTCTCCCCTGCCACCaaccccctccatcccagcccctcGGAacccctcttctccttcctcctgcaggcCATGGCTGCCGCAGCATTCCTCGTCCGTGTCTTACTGTGTTTCATCCTGAACCTGCCGATGGCTGGTGATGAGCTAGATGAGGCTACGCAAGAACGCCTGGAGGAGCGTGCCCAGTACCTGAACCAGGAGCTGACTCGGCTGTTGCAGGAGATCGAGGAGAGGACCGTGGATCAGAAGACTCAGGAGCAGAGTGGCTTTGCCCAGGGATCCCAGCTCTTTGACCCCTTGCAGCAGTGGCACTTCTGG TGCTTGTCAAATagtttcttccctgtgctgtgtCCACCCATCGAGGTGGGCTGTGCTTTCGAAGGTTGGGATCCCTGGGAGGATTATCCCATCTGCCACTTCCTTGTGCCACTGAAG CCCCCGCATGGGCACACATTCCACATGGAGCCAGATACTGCAGAGGTGACGCAAGCAAGGAACTTCTGCATCCGTGTGGAGATGCAGTGCACCTGCACGGCAGAGCAGCAGGTGATGGGGACGCGGTGCTTTCTCCATCACCCAGATGAAGAGTCAAGGGGGAATCAGGCCCCCGGCATCCTACACACCCTCTGCACTGGCTCCTACCTGGATGTGGAGAGGACTGTCTGCTGGTCTGATGAAAACCTGAA GTGCTGGAAGGCTTTGCCTGAATTGTCCCAAATGGTTCTGCCCTCCAGCCGCTGCTGCAGATACGAGATGAGTAGAGATGTACAGATAATCCTAGTCATTGAGATTATCTTTGGTATGCAGCAAGGGCACTTGGACATCTTCCTGAGTAGCCAGGCTACAGAGGACACTTCCACCCCCAGCACAACGTGGCcagagagctgtgctgtggcagAGGTGAAGTTCTTCAAGCATATGGCTACTCGCACCCGCTCTCCCCTGCCACCAGCCCCTCGGAAcacctcttctccttcctcctgcaggcCATGGCTGTCACAGCGTTCCTCGTCTGTGTCTTGCTGTGCTTCGTCCTGA